A genomic stretch from Clavelina lepadiformis chromosome 5, kaClaLepa1.1, whole genome shotgun sequence includes:
- the LOC143458577 gene encoding uncharacterized protein LOC143458577: protein MTALSAMLDELMGKNRNAAPNEKTNEMHWSDEEVCKHFLCGFCPAELFTNTRSDLGVCEKTHDERTRKAYQESNRHLKMGYEEDFLQFLQQCWNDVERRIRRNHQRLQLSEEKNQNKLQVPSAENEEKITVLNKRIAEMLENIEKLGSEGEVEQAQSMMKLCDQLKEEREQLQTQKGGIMDTFAVQEKQMEVCEVCGAFLIVGDAQSRVDDHLMGKQHMGYAKIKTAIVELKEKLTKASENERKERQAERTADKNGRSSKDRDRDQERKSSRDRKRSRDRDRDRDRDRRSKDYRDDHHRSRDSRRSSRDRDRRRSRDHRRSRDRERRSSRDRDRRSSRDRDRRRSRDRGSRDRDRRRSRDRRSSRDRVRDRRSSRDGRDEKRRRDRSRSRDRKRSRKSSSSHKKEEEKDRSKERVKSSESPIKEKENKEVEEESNKKIEDDKNQNESADGSNVEPEEPTSQMQQPEVTDSNEEGKEAVAEPAKPEEQEEDSQEVEQVVAGGEDVEMTEVTQEQACAEPLVERDEFETQDEDNEGEPVAT, encoded by the exons ATGACTGCCTTGTCAGCGATGTTAGATGAGCTGATGGGAAAGAACCGCAATGCAGCACctaatgaaaaaacaaacgaaATGCATTGGAGCGATGAAGAG GTCTGTAAACATTTCTTGTGCGGTTTTTGCCCTGCTGAACTTTTCACCAATACGCGTTCCGATTTGGGGGTGTGTGAGAAGACACATGATGAAAGAACACGAAAG GCATATCAGGAAAGCAATCGACACTTGAAAATGGGCTATGAAGAAGACTTTCTTCAGTTTTTGCAACAGTGCTGGAACGACGTGGAAAGAAGGATCAGAAGAAATCATCAGAGGCTTCAACTTTcagaagaaaaaaatcaaaac AAACTACAAGTACCAAGCGccgaaaatgaagaaaaaatcaCAGTTTTAAATAAGAGAATTGCAGAGATGCTGGAGAACATTGAGAAGCTGGGTAGCGAAGGAGAAGTGGAGCAAGCTCAATCAATGATGAAACTCTGTGATCAACTGAAGGAAGAGCGAGAACAACTCCAGACACAAAAAGGAGGA ataaTGGATACCTTTGCAGTTCAAGAAAAGCAAATGGAAGTATGTGAAGTATGCGGCGCATTTCTCATCGTCGGAGATGCGCAGTCACGTGTTGATGACCATTTGATGGGAAAGCAACATATGGGTTACGCCAAGATTAAAACTGCGATTGTAGAACTAAAG GAGAAACTTACCAAGGCTTCTGAAAATGAGAGAAAAGAAAGGCAAGCTGAGAG GACTGCTGATAAAAATGGGAGAAGTTCCAAGGACCGGGATAGGGATCAAGAACGAAAATCATCTCGTGATAGAAAGCGTTCTCG GGACAGGGATCGTGACAGAGACCGTGATCGAAGATCAAAAGATTATCGTGATGATCATCACCGAAGTCGGGATTCTCGAAGGAGTTCACGAGATAGGGATCGTCGAAGATCAAGGGATCATCGTCGTTCTAGAGATCGCGAGAGAAGAAGCTCACGAGATAGGGACCGTAGGAGTTCCAGAGACCGTGATCGCAGAAGATCTCGTGACAGGGGTTCACGTGACAGAGACAGAAGGAGATCTCGTGATCGAAGGAGTTCAAGAGATAGAGTTAGAGACCGACGAAGTTCTCGGGATGGACGTGATGAAAAACGCAGACGTGACAG ATCAAGAAGTCGTGACCGGAAGAGATCTCGCAAGAGTAGTTCTTCTCACAAAAAGGAAGAAGAGAAAG ATAGAAGCAAAGAGAGGGTGAAGTCATCAGAGAGCCCCATTAAGGAGAAGGAAAACAAAGAAGTGGAAGAGGaatcaaacaaaaagattGAAGATGATAAAAATCAGAATGAATCTGCAGATGGATCTAATGTTGAACCAGAAG AACCCACAAGTCAAATGCAACAACCTGAAGTTACAGACTCCAATGAGGAAGGTAAGGAAGCGGTAGCAGAACCTGCAAAACCCGAAGAGCAAGAGGAGGACAGTCAGGAAGTAGAGCAAGTTGTGGCTGGTGGAGAAGATGTAGAAATGACGGAGGTTACACAAGAGCAAGCTTGTGCTGAACCTCTCGTAGAAAGAGATGAATTTGAAACACAAGATGAAGACAATGAAGGTGAACCAGTCGCCACTTGA
- the LOC143460431 gene encoding uncharacterized protein LOC143460431 isoform X1, producing the protein MSTILHRIFLAIACTGIGFGIWEPVSGQPNARNLFQPPSQELQLPFTIREINDLKVGSCTYYYITEIARECETIFFRTLILEPSKSCSQIHATLQNCISSLWKSCERNETGIELSFAQSTDTNIMEVYSEATYCNDGTLSMPTSKIPDYCSRGYYKEVKKCVQKFHKFFRQNAKDPKVCNEFEEARRCYYKVQDEKCEYNGMLSTLHMAKRKLYRCWNPFCVYNERPSSRSFSAVRSRKRQGIPSDCRVNTACSINQVPWNKSEPHNAQLSKDPSKAKSFSNGEKILAIRSTTPPGGKSSFLKPMNSLVMLALFFFLFAFLQSS; encoded by the exons ATGTCAACAATTCTACATCGAATTTTTCTGGCCATCGCCTGTACGGGAATAG GCTTTGGAATTTGGGAACCTGTGTCCGGACAACCAAATGCAAGAAATCTCTTTCAACCTCCTTCACAAGAGCTCCAACTCCCCTTCACCATTCGTGAAATTAACGACCTTAAAGTTGGAAGTTGCACATATTATTATATAACGGAGATAGCTCGTGAATGTGAGACGATCTTCTTCAGAACACTAATTCTGGAACCAAGCAAAAGCTGCTC GCAAATCCATGCAACTCTGCAAAACTGCATTAGTTCACTGTGGAAATCCTGTGAGAGAAACGAAACCGGCATAGAATTATCTTTTGCTCAATCCACGGATACAAACATCATGGAAGTCTATTCGGAGGCTACATATTGCAACGATGGTACACTTTCGATGCCAACATCAAA aatTCCTGACTATTGTTCTCGCGGTTATTACAAAGAGGTAAAGAAAtgtgttcaaaaatttcacaaGTTTTTTCGACAAAATGCTAAAGATCCAAAAGTCTGCAATGAATTTGAAGAAGCAAGGAGATGCTATTATAAAGTCCAAGATGAGAAGTGTGAATACAATGGCATGCTTTCGACATTACATATGGCGAAGAGAAAGCTTTACAG ATGTTGGAATCCGTTTTGTGTATACAACGAGCGGCCCTCCAGCCGATCATTTTCCGCTGTAAGATCCAGGAAACGTCAAGGAATCCCCAGCGACTGCAGAGTTAATACAGCTTGTTCAATCAACCAAGTTCCATGGAACAAATCCGAACCACACAATGCTCAGCTGTCGAAGGATCCTTCAAAGGCGAAAAGTTTTTCGAACGGGGAGAAAATCTTAGCTATTAGGTCCACTACGCCACCTGGCGGTAAATCAAGTTTCCTGAAGCCGATGAACTCGCTTGTTATGCTTGCTTTGTTCTTTTTCCTTTTCGCTTTTCTTCAGAGCTCGTAG
- the LOC143460431 gene encoding uncharacterized protein LOC143460431 isoform X2 produces MTGAIQGFGIWEPVSGQPNARNLFQPPSQELQLPFTIREINDLKVGSCTYYYITEIARECETIFFRTLILEPSKSCSQIHATLQNCISSLWKSCERNETGIELSFAQSTDTNIMEVYSEATYCNDGTLSMPTSKIPDYCSRGYYKEVKKCVQKFHKFFRQNAKDPKVCNEFEEARRCYYKVQDEKCEYNGMLSTLHMAKRKLYRCWNPFCVYNERPSSRSFSAVRSRKRQGIPSDCRVNTACSINQVPWNKSEPHNAQLSKDPSKAKSFSNGEKILAIRSTTPPGGKSSFLKPMNSLVMLALFFFLFAFLQSS; encoded by the exons ATGACTGGGGCAATTCAAG GCTTTGGAATTTGGGAACCTGTGTCCGGACAACCAAATGCAAGAAATCTCTTTCAACCTCCTTCACAAGAGCTCCAACTCCCCTTCACCATTCGTGAAATTAACGACCTTAAAGTTGGAAGTTGCACATATTATTATATAACGGAGATAGCTCGTGAATGTGAGACGATCTTCTTCAGAACACTAATTCTGGAACCAAGCAAAAGCTGCTC GCAAATCCATGCAACTCTGCAAAACTGCATTAGTTCACTGTGGAAATCCTGTGAGAGAAACGAAACCGGCATAGAATTATCTTTTGCTCAATCCACGGATACAAACATCATGGAAGTCTATTCGGAGGCTACATATTGCAACGATGGTACACTTTCGATGCCAACATCAAA aatTCCTGACTATTGTTCTCGCGGTTATTACAAAGAGGTAAAGAAAtgtgttcaaaaatttcacaaGTTTTTTCGACAAAATGCTAAAGATCCAAAAGTCTGCAATGAATTTGAAGAAGCAAGGAGATGCTATTATAAAGTCCAAGATGAGAAGTGTGAATACAATGGCATGCTTTCGACATTACATATGGCGAAGAGAAAGCTTTACAG ATGTTGGAATCCGTTTTGTGTATACAACGAGCGGCCCTCCAGCCGATCATTTTCCGCTGTAAGATCCAGGAAACGTCAAGGAATCCCCAGCGACTGCAGAGTTAATACAGCTTGTTCAATCAACCAAGTTCCATGGAACAAATCCGAACCACACAATGCTCAGCTGTCGAAGGATCCTTCAAAGGCGAAAAGTTTTTCGAACGGGGAGAAAATCTTAGCTATTAGGTCCACTACGCCACCTGGCGGTAAATCAAGTTTCCTGAAGCCGATGAACTCGCTTGTTATGCTTGCTTTGTTCTTTTTCCTTTTCGCTTTTCTTCAGAGCTCGTAG
- the LOC143460430 gene encoding nitric oxide synthase-interacting protein-like — translation MQVGIIYVCRTAEYSRFHRALEDVEAKFRCAPQRKTQICAALKHIMTRHGKNATASSVYSYHERKKDTQQSNYGTRSSRMGKDSVKDFDACCLTLQLCRNPVVTPQGYLYEKEAILEYIVHQKRLIAKQMKEYEKQKHKEEKELKELAEAENRSKVESFMKSEKSIVSKSLDSFEKKTVDTKNRAKDAATSSSTSDDSKEKNLPSFWIPSLTPQANKDKVAKPDSKVYCPMSKKPLKLKDLIPVKFTPIADRDKKTSVIAKKDRWMCAVTHDTLGNFIPCAVLRPTGDVVTMECVEKIIRKNNMQHPINGQLLKEKDIIPLDRGGTGFASTNKDLDAKKYTPVMMVA, via the exons atgcaag ttgggATCATATATGTATGCCGAACTGCAGAGTATAGCAGATTTCACCGAGCTCTTGAGGATGTAGAAGCAAAATTCCGGTGTGCACCGCAACGCAAGACCCAAATATGCGCAGCGTTAAAG CACATAATGACTCGACATGGAAAGAATGCAACTGCTAGTTCTGTTTATTCATATCATGAAAGGAAGAAAGATACACAACAATCTAACTATGGAACAAGAAGTTCTCGAATGGGAAAAGATTCAGTAAAA gATTTTGATGCCTGCTGTCTCACCCTTCAGTTATGTCGAAATCCTGTTGTAACACCACAAGGATATTTGTATGAAAAGGAAGCTATTTTGGAATACATTGTACATCAGAAAAG gCTGATTGCCAAACAAATGAAGGAATATGAGAAGCAAAAGCACAAGGAAGAGAAGGAACTAAAAGAACTGGCTGAAGCAGAGAACAGAAGCAAAGTTGAGTCCTTCATGAAGAGCGAGAAATCAATTGTCAGCAAATCACTGGATtcatttgaaaagaaaactgTTGATACCAAAAATAGAGCTAAAG ATGCTGCAACTTCCAGCAGCACTAGTGATGATAGCAAGGAGAAAAATTTGCCAAGTTTCTGGATTCCTTCATTGACACCACAGGCTAACAAAGACAAAGTAGCAAAACCAGACAGTAAA GTATATTGTCCGATGAGTAAGAAACCTTTAAAACTGAAAGATCTCATTCCTGTTAAATTCACGCCAATTGCAGATAGGGATAAAAAGACTTCTGTCATTGCTAAAAag GACCGATGGATGTGTGCTGTCACACACGACACATTAGGGAACTTTATCCCATGCGCAGTGCTGAGACCAACCGGGGATGTTGTCACCATGGAGTGCGTGGAAAAGATCATCCGCAAGAACAACATGCAACATCCCATTAATGGACAACTTCTTAAAGAAAAGGACATCATCCCACTTGATCGTGGCGGAACTGGATTTGCGAGCACAAACAAAGACTTGGACGCCAAGAAGTATACTCCTGTGATGATGGTGGCGTGA
- the LOC143460722 gene encoding protein FAM50A-like: protein MAQYKGAASEGNRAMHMQKRREKAKEHLEELKAKIVNENAIKSNIHNKFSTHYDAVEAELKSSTIGLVTLNEMRERQENLIREREKQIATTGEAKLQARKDKIRKKEKARSAAALSFNLEEDGEDDEDEEFVVAKKVKKNPDVDTSFLPDRDREAQENELREKIRKEWVEKQDKLKSEEIEITYSYWDGSGHRRKVKMKKGNSIQQFLIKCLDQLRPDFSELRSAGVEHSMYIKEDLIIPQHYTFYDFIMTKARGKSGALFSFDVHDDIRLVSDARIEKDESHAGKVVLRSWYEKNKHIFPASRWEPFDPEKKWDKYTIK from the exons ATGGCCCAGTACAAAGGCGCTGCCAGTGAGGGCAATCGTGCAATGCACATGCAAAAAAGAAGAGAGAAAGCCAAGGAACACCTTGAAGAATTGAAAGCTAAGATTGTCAAT GAAAATGCAATTAAGTCAAATATTCACAACAAATTTTCCACACATTACGATGCTGTTGAAGCTGAACTAAAGTCAAGCACAATTG GTCTTGTGACCTTGAACGAAATGAGGGAAAGACAAGAAAATTTAATCCGAGAAAGAGAAAAGCAAATTGCAACGACTGGGGAAGCTAAATT GCAAGCAAGAAAAGATAAAATcaggaaaaaagagaaagcaCGCTCAGCTGCAGCTCTTTCCTTTAATCTTGAGGAGGATGGAGAAGACGATGAGGATGAAG AATTTGTTGTTGCAAAGAAGGTCAAGAAAAATCCAGATGTTGACACAAGTTTTTTGCCAGATCGTGATAGAGAA GCCCAAGAAAATGAGCTAAGGGAAAAAATTAGAAAAGAATGGGTAGAAAAGCAAGACAAACTTAAAA GTGAAGAAATTGAAATTACATACAGCTATTGGGATGGATCTGGTCACAGAAGAAAAGTCAAA ATGAAGAAGGGAAACAGCATCCAACAATTTCTTATCAAATGTCTTGATCAACTTCGTCCTGATTTCAGTGAACTACGTTCAGCAG GTGTGGAGCACTCAATGTACATTAAAGAAGATTTAATCATTCCACAACACTATACTTTCTATGACTTCATAATGACTAAAGCCAGAGGAAAGAGTGGAGCCCTTTTCAGTTTTGATGTACATGACGATATCCGATTAGTTAGTGACgcaagaattgaaaaagatgaG TCTCACGCTGGAAAGGTAGTTCTTCGCAGTTGGTATGAAAAGAACAAGCACATATTCCCAGCCAGTCGGTGGGAGCCTTTTGATCCTGAAAAGAAGTGGGATAAATACAcg atcAAATGA